A portion of the Pseudarthrobacter sp. L1SW genome contains these proteins:
- a CDS encoding nitronate monooxygenase produces MPGPRGTSRFDLSALALPVIQAPMAGGPSTPRLAAAVSSAGGLGFLAAGYKSAGALLAEIEATRELTGAPFGVNVFVPQPSVANPDEVERYARSLAPDAARFGVTLGDPRHDDDGWDAKVDVLLKEAPAVVSFTFDLPDPEVVAALQARGVYVLATVTSMPEAGRALDAGVDALCVQGPEAGGHRGTFEAAGPAPDVPLHEILAELSGLGAPLVAAGGIVTAEDTRAALSRGAAAVQAGTAFLRADEAGTKAAHRTALTSEQFTTTAVTRAFSGRTARGLHNGFMRRHDGEAPYGYPEIHHLTTPLRAAAAAAGEPDWLNLWAGTGFRRTIAGPAKEILASLRP; encoded by the coding sequence ATGCCTGGACCCCGGGGTACATCCCGATTCGACCTCTCCGCCTTGGCGCTGCCTGTCATCCAGGCGCCGATGGCGGGCGGACCCTCCACTCCCCGGCTTGCGGCGGCGGTGAGCTCGGCCGGCGGGCTGGGTTTCCTTGCCGCAGGGTACAAGAGCGCCGGCGCCCTGCTCGCTGAGATCGAAGCAACAAGGGAGCTCACCGGAGCCCCCTTCGGGGTCAACGTGTTCGTTCCCCAGCCGTCGGTGGCCAACCCGGACGAGGTGGAGCGGTATGCCCGCTCCTTGGCGCCTGACGCCGCCCGCTTTGGGGTTACCCTCGGCGATCCTCGCCACGACGATGACGGCTGGGACGCCAAAGTGGACGTCCTGCTGAAGGAGGCGCCCGCCGTCGTCTCCTTCACTTTCGATCTTCCGGACCCAGAAGTGGTTGCCGCCCTGCAGGCGCGGGGCGTTTACGTCCTGGCCACGGTGACGTCCATGCCGGAAGCGGGGCGCGCGCTGGACGCCGGTGTTGACGCGCTCTGCGTGCAGGGACCGGAAGCCGGCGGCCACCGGGGGACGTTCGAGGCCGCCGGCCCCGCCCCGGACGTACCGCTCCATGAGATCCTGGCGGAGCTGTCCGGCCTCGGCGCACCCCTGGTTGCAGCGGGCGGAATCGTCACCGCGGAGGATACACGGGCCGCTCTCTCCCGGGGCGCGGCGGCAGTCCAGGCCGGTACGGCGTTCCTGCGGGCCGACGAAGCGGGCACCAAGGCAGCCCATCGAACAGCCCTCACCTCGGAGCAGTTCACCACCACGGCCGTCACCCGCGCCTTCTCGGGAAGGACCGCCCGCGGCCTCCACAACGGGTTCATGCGCCGCCATGACGGCGAGGCTCCCTACGGGTATCCGGAGATCCACCACCTCACCACTCCCCTGCGCGCCGCAGCCGCCGCTGCCGGGGAGCCGGACTGGCTGAACCTGTGGGCCGGGACCGGCTTCCGGCGCACCATCGCCGGACCTGCCAAAGAGATCCTCGCCAGCCTGCGGCCCTAG
- a CDS encoding NAD(P)-dependent alcohol dehydrogenase, whose product MTTVKAYVSPSSTEDLIATTIERRAVGPNDVLIEIKFAGICHSDIHTVRGDWGPQQYPLVPGHEIAGVVTEVGSAVTRHAVGDRVGVGCMVNSCKECANCLEGEEQYCLKGNVGTYGAVDRDGTITQGGYSTHVVVTEDFVVRIPEGIELDVAAPLLCAGITTYSPLRHWGAGPGKKVAVVGLGGLGHMAVKLAHAMGAEVTVLSQSLKKQEDGLKLGADHYYATSDENTFKDLAGSFDLIINTVSASIDISSYLQLLKLDGALVNVGAPAEPLPVNAFALIGGRRSFAGSMIGGIRETQEMLDFCAEHGLGAEIEVIPAEKINQAYERVLASDVRYRFVIDTATL is encoded by the coding sequence ATGACCACCGTCAAGGCCTATGTATCCCCGTCCTCGACTGAGGACCTCATTGCCACCACCATCGAACGCCGGGCCGTTGGCCCCAACGACGTCCTGATCGAGATCAAGTTCGCCGGCATCTGCCACTCAGACATCCACACCGTCCGCGGCGACTGGGGCCCGCAGCAGTACCCGCTGGTTCCAGGCCACGAAATCGCGGGCGTGGTCACCGAGGTGGGTTCCGCCGTCACCAGGCACGCCGTGGGCGACCGCGTCGGAGTCGGCTGCATGGTCAACTCCTGCAAGGAGTGCGCCAACTGCCTGGAAGGCGAGGAGCAGTACTGCCTCAAGGGCAACGTCGGCACTTATGGCGCCGTGGACCGCGACGGTACCATCACCCAGGGCGGCTACTCCACCCACGTTGTGGTGACCGAAGACTTCGTGGTCCGGATTCCCGAAGGCATCGAGCTCGACGTCGCCGCGCCGCTGCTGTGCGCCGGCATCACCACGTACTCGCCGCTGCGGCACTGGGGTGCGGGACCCGGCAAGAAGGTTGCCGTCGTCGGACTCGGCGGGCTGGGCCACATGGCCGTCAAGCTTGCCCACGCGATGGGCGCCGAGGTGACCGTGCTGTCGCAGTCGCTGAAGAAGCAGGAGGACGGCCTCAAGCTGGGCGCCGACCACTATTACGCCACCAGCGACGAGAACACCTTCAAGGACCTCGCCGGCAGCTTCGACCTGATCATCAACACGGTCAGCGCCTCGATCGACATCAGCTCCTACCTGCAGCTGCTGAAGCTCGACGGCGCACTGGTGAACGTCGGCGCCCCGGCCGAGCCGCTTCCCGTCAACGCCTTTGCCCTGATTGGCGGACGCCGCTCCTTCGCCGGTTCCATGATCGGCGGCATCCGCGAGACCCAGGAGATGCTGGACTTCTGTGCCGAGCACGGCCTGGGTGCCGAGATCGAGGTTATTCCGGCGGAGAAGATCAACCAGGCCTACGAGCGCGTCCTGGCGTCGGACGTCCGCTACCGCTTCGTGATTGACACCGCCACCCTCTAA
- a CDS encoding VOC family protein, whose product MTAPQIYVSFPGTAREALGFYADVFGGELFLHTYEDFGRTDGPAGAIAHGVLKGVVAVAGSDTAEGQKSVRLEGVMLSLLGTAEPEVLHEWFDKLGAGGQVVDPLGPKPWGASDGQVIDRHGLHWLIGYESGLQPAEPGQAGEA is encoded by the coding sequence ATGACGGCACCCCAGATCTATGTCAGCTTCCCCGGTACAGCCCGTGAAGCGCTTGGCTTCTATGCGGACGTTTTCGGCGGAGAGCTCTTCCTGCACACTTACGAGGACTTCGGCCGCACTGACGGGCCTGCCGGCGCCATCGCCCATGGGGTGCTCAAGGGCGTGGTTGCCGTGGCGGGTTCGGATACGGCAGAAGGCCAAAAGAGCGTCCGGCTTGAGGGCGTCATGCTCTCACTGCTGGGAACGGCGGAGCCGGAGGTCCTCCATGAGTGGTTCGACAAACTCGGCGCTGGCGGCCAGGTGGTCGACCCTCTCGGCCCCAAGCCCTGGGGCGCCTCGGACGGCCAGGTGATTGACCGCCACGGGCTCCACTGGCTCATCGGGTATGAATCGGGGCTCCAGCCTGCGGAGCCCGGCCAGGCCGGCGAAGCCTAG
- a CDS encoding MFS transporter has product MHKPQYVLPEGVAFTGNAAAFISLYLAAGAPVPLLVHYQQQWHFDAPELAWAFAVYAAGFLGALLTVGSLSDHVGRRPVLLGALLIQLAALVAFLVADDIGVVIAARVVQGIATGAATSTFAAALVELAPAHRKKLGTILGSVGMAGGLAVGALLSGVAIEFVPRPGVLIFTVLAAITVLGIAVAAFTRDGGQRMPGALRSLLPQAAVPPAVRREFIAAAPAIAAAWMVGGLSLGLAPSIIRTVFQLDSGLLNGFSSFIGPAAAAVAGLALAGTAARKGLILGIVAAAAGMAGMLAGIAGGSLGVMIAGQVIGGLGFGAAFTAALRLIIPLAPAQERGGVVASLYIVAYLAFSVPVILVGQLAAPLGLVPALVTYGAATVLLCAVSLVNQLAPRSRAAA; this is encoded by the coding sequence ATGCACAAGCCCCAATACGTCCTGCCCGAAGGCGTTGCCTTCACCGGCAACGCAGCCGCCTTCATCAGCCTGTATCTTGCCGCTGGGGCACCCGTCCCCCTGCTGGTGCACTACCAGCAGCAGTGGCACTTCGACGCCCCGGAACTGGCCTGGGCCTTCGCCGTCTATGCCGCCGGGTTCCTCGGCGCCCTGCTCACCGTTGGCTCCCTGAGCGACCATGTCGGCCGGCGCCCCGTCCTGCTCGGGGCGCTGCTGATCCAGCTTGCTGCCCTCGTCGCATTCCTGGTGGCGGACGATATCGGCGTGGTTATTGCCGCGCGCGTTGTCCAGGGCATCGCCACGGGAGCGGCCACGAGTACCTTCGCGGCTGCCCTGGTGGAACTCGCTCCGGCACACCGCAAGAAGCTCGGAACCATCCTTGGCAGCGTGGGAATGGCGGGCGGGCTGGCTGTTGGCGCCCTGCTTTCGGGGGTTGCCATCGAATTCGTGCCCCGGCCGGGCGTCCTGATCTTCACCGTCCTGGCCGCCATCACCGTCCTGGGCATCGCCGTCGCAGCCTTTACCCGCGACGGCGGCCAGCGGATGCCCGGCGCCCTCCGCTCCCTCCTGCCCCAGGCCGCGGTCCCGCCCGCCGTACGGCGGGAGTTCATCGCAGCCGCCCCCGCCATCGCGGCCGCCTGGATGGTGGGCGGCCTGTCCCTGGGCCTGGCGCCGTCGATCATCCGCACCGTCTTCCAGCTGGACAGCGGACTCCTGAACGGGTTCAGCAGCTTCATCGGCCCGGCAGCCGCCGCCGTGGCCGGGCTGGCACTTGCCGGGACAGCTGCCCGGAAAGGACTGATTTTGGGCATTGTTGCCGCAGCTGCCGGGATGGCCGGGATGCTGGCAGGCATCGCCGGCGGCAGCCTCGGCGTGATGATTGCCGGGCAGGTCATCGGCGGACTCGGCTTCGGCGCCGCCTTCACCGCCGCCCTTCGGCTGATTATTCCGCTGGCGCCCGCACAGGAAAGGGGAGGCGTGGTGGCTTCGCTGTACATCGTGGCCTACCTCGCCTTCAGCGTTCCAGTCATCCTGGTGGGCCAGCTTGCCGCGCCGCTTGGCCTGGTGCCGGCACTCGTCACCTACGGCGCAGCCACGGTGCTCCTCTGCGCGGTGAGCCTGGTGAATCAGCTGGCACCGCGCAGCCGTGCGGCCGCCTGA
- a CDS encoding GAF and ANTAR domain-containing protein produces MAKESSVAASDRMQDLLLESPGFPEFLLGLATISASLLSPDGPVICTITVERDGALTTVASSSEGGRRLDETQYAFDDGPCLTAARQQRLVWVPDLKGDGRWSGYAEAALQEGVRSVLAVPILTDASSRAGLNCYAHSVSAFSEETVALLEQHAASMSRILRIALRLHGAEVHPEHLRAALKSRAVVDAAVALIMLQHRGGRDGAVEILRLAAQSSNRRVHEIAQDIVQGADLPAAQAS; encoded by the coding sequence ATGGCCAAGGAAAGCTCTGTTGCCGCTTCGGACCGGATGCAGGATTTGCTGCTCGAAAGTCCCGGGTTTCCTGAATTCCTCCTGGGCCTTGCCACCATCTCAGCTTCCCTGCTCTCCCCGGACGGTCCGGTGATCTGCACCATTACGGTGGAGCGCGACGGCGCACTGACAACAGTTGCCAGCAGCAGCGAGGGCGGCCGCCGGCTGGATGAAACGCAATACGCGTTCGACGACGGCCCCTGCCTCACAGCAGCCCGGCAGCAGCGCCTGGTGTGGGTTCCGGACCTGAAAGGCGACGGGCGCTGGAGCGGCTACGCGGAGGCCGCGCTCCAGGAGGGCGTGCGGTCCGTCCTGGCTGTCCCCATCCTCACGGACGCGTCCTCCCGGGCAGGATTGAACTGTTATGCCCACTCTGTGAGTGCCTTCAGCGAGGAAACGGTGGCGCTCCTTGAACAGCATGCAGCATCCATGTCCAGGATTCTCCGGATTGCGCTGCGCCTGCACGGAGCAGAGGTGCATCCGGAACACCTCCGGGCGGCGCTCAAATCGCGGGCGGTGGTGGATGCCGCAGTGGCACTGATCATGCTCCAGCACCGCGGCGGCAGGGACGGCGCCGTGGAGATCCTCCGCTTGGCCGCCCAGTCCAGCAACCGCAGGGTCCATGAGATCGCCCAGGATATTGTGCAGGGTGCCGATCTCCCTGCAGCCCAAGCGAGCTGA
- a CDS encoding CPBP family intramembrane glutamic endopeptidase — translation MRQQPQARAETGPAGAEKPATTPLAVVPAALVSASGFLLFAWQDRLFGFLLLAAALFVAGFIGRRLLVDFALIGVGLTAMSLVPITTDISTEHMVVMGTAMVLAVGIPYSVSRFVTKDHAIRFPIRTGTPWTRAEKWYLPAVLVIGYALMPVYMIRTGVYNNWPAVSDPDGIARLFLGTNVLGIWDELFFICTAFTLLRRHLPDWQANLLQAVLFTSFLWELGFHAWAPFFIFPFALLQARLFTVTKSLSYIVSVHLLFDFVLFLVLIHAHNREWINIFLY, via the coding sequence ATGAGGCAGCAACCACAGGCGCGGGCCGAAACCGGTCCGGCAGGAGCGGAAAAGCCAGCAACGACGCCACTAGCCGTGGTCCCTGCGGCCCTTGTGTCGGCGTCGGGCTTCCTGCTCTTCGCGTGGCAGGACCGCCTCTTCGGATTCCTGCTCCTGGCCGCCGCGCTTTTCGTGGCCGGCTTCATCGGCCGCCGCCTCCTGGTTGACTTTGCGCTGATCGGGGTGGGGCTGACGGCCATGAGCCTGGTCCCCATCACCACGGACATCAGCACCGAGCATATGGTGGTGATGGGAACGGCCATGGTCCTCGCCGTCGGCATCCCCTACTCTGTCTCACGCTTCGTCACCAAGGACCACGCCATCCGGTTCCCCATCAGGACCGGAACCCCGTGGACGCGCGCCGAAAAATGGTACCTGCCCGCCGTCCTGGTGATCGGCTACGCCCTGATGCCCGTGTACATGATCCGCACCGGGGTTTACAACAACTGGCCGGCGGTCAGCGACCCGGACGGCATCGCCCGGCTCTTCCTGGGCACCAACGTGCTGGGCATCTGGGACGAACTCTTCTTCATCTGCACCGCGTTCACCCTGCTGCGCCGGCACCTCCCGGACTGGCAGGCCAACCTGCTGCAGGCGGTCCTTTTCACGTCGTTCCTCTGGGAACTCGGCTTCCACGCCTGGGCGCCCTTCTTCATCTTCCCGTTTGCCCTGCTGCAGGCCCGGCTTTTCACGGTGACCAAGTCACTGTCCTACATCGTGAGCGTCCACCTGTTGTTCGACTTTGTGTTGTTCCTGGTCCTGATCCACGCGCACAACCGCGAGTGGATCAACATTTTCCTGTACTGA
- a CDS encoding helix-turn-helix domain-containing protein codes for MPLRTSWSGDNCPIARAADVFADPWSLLVLREVFMGNRRFDGIKKALKVADNVLSERLRRLVEADILVAEPYSAGVRPRNEYRLTAAGADALPVLHALTAWAQRNTDSPSGRALRIVCTRCGSESASGTWCQSCGKDLTAETTAWDHPKTPGELIELGAAT; via the coding sequence ATGCCGCTTCGCACCAGTTGGTCAGGTGACAATTGCCCCATTGCCCGCGCAGCTGATGTCTTTGCCGATCCGTGGTCCCTGCTGGTGCTGCGCGAAGTCTTCATGGGGAACAGGAGGTTCGACGGCATCAAGAAAGCGCTGAAGGTGGCGGACAACGTCCTGAGTGAACGGCTGCGGCGCCTGGTGGAGGCGGACATCCTGGTAGCTGAGCCCTACAGCGCCGGAGTCCGGCCGCGGAATGAATACCGCCTCACGGCCGCGGGGGCGGATGCGCTTCCAGTCCTGCACGCCCTCACGGCCTGGGCCCAGCGGAACACCGATTCCCCGAGCGGAAGGGCCCTGCGGATCGTTTGCACCAGGTGCGGCTCCGAGTCCGCTTCCGGGACGTGGTGCCAGTCCTGCGGCAAGGACCTGACGGCGGAAACCACAGCCTGGGACCATCCCAAGACCCCCGGTGAGCTCATCGAGCTCGGCGCGGCGACCTAG
- a CDS encoding LLM class flavin-dependent oxidoreductase, whose product MQEELSAENVRIEAKRFTGCTGEADIDLGCRHSASIQTKLLPPPPPVTLTGVAGQLGGRDCCGRRRHRSFAETSRIHPIEHEGGFFRVAGPLNTPRSPQGRPVFVQAGSSVDGKAFAAQHAEAVFTAHQTLHGAQGFYADIKALTAANGRNPKQLLALPGMSPYLGSTEAEARALKQELDELTQPAYGAGHPAQAAGRRPGRRNAGQGLPAGAPR is encoded by the coding sequence GTGCAGGAAGAGCTCTCCGCCGAAAACGTCCGCATAGAAGCCAAGCGCTTCACGGGCTGTACCGGGGAAGCTGACATAGATCTGGGGTGCCGTCATTCGGCCAGCATACAGACCAAACTGCTTCCGCCCCCGCCGCCCGTCACGCTAACAGGCGTTGCGGGACAGCTGGGAGGACGCGACTGTTGTGGCCGACGCCGGCACCGGAGTTTTGCCGAAACCTCCCGGATCCACCCGATTGAGCATGAGGGCGGGTTCTTCCGGGTAGCTGGTCCGCTGAACACGCCGCGGTCCCCGCAGGGCAGGCCGGTGTTCGTGCAGGCCGGGTCCTCCGTCGACGGGAAGGCTTTTGCAGCCCAGCACGCCGAGGCTGTGTTCACCGCCCACCAGACCCTGCATGGCGCCCAGGGGTTCTACGCCGACATCAAGGCTTTGACGGCCGCCAACGGCCGGAACCCCAAGCAGCTCCTGGCCCTGCCGGGCATGAGCCCCTACCTGGGTTCCACCGAGGCGGAGGCCCGCGCCCTCAAGCAGGAGCTCGACGAGCTGACGCAGCCGGCGTACGGGGCTGGGCATCCTGCGCAAGCTGCTGGGCGTCGGCCTGGACGGCGTAACGCTGGACAAGGCCTTCCCGCCGGAGCTCCTCGCTGA
- a CDS encoding ANTAR domain-containing protein produces MTTHANGAAGPVTPNSAEIDRTLQELVLDSQDIAGFLTDLAVVAAARLSTPGSPVHAGVTVIRHKRPKAVASSDAKARALDELQNGFGDGPCLTALRSKSPLLVPELATEHRWAAYVKVARAEGVASILAVPLDLGDDAEAVLNLYSGRSHGFSVDDISTVETFASQAAGSLRLVLRITQLSEAKADLSTALQSRTVIDMAVGAIMAENRCSRDTAFKILTKASSTRNIKLREVAASVIASISGEQQIDTYFDE; encoded by the coding sequence ATGACAACCCATGCGAACGGGGCGGCGGGCCCTGTCACACCCAATTCTGCGGAGATAGACAGAACCCTGCAGGAACTCGTCCTGGACAGCCAGGACATCGCCGGCTTCCTCACCGACCTTGCCGTGGTTGCCGCTGCCCGGCTGTCCACGCCAGGCAGCCCGGTCCACGCCGGAGTCACTGTGATCCGCCACAAAAGGCCCAAGGCGGTGGCCAGTAGTGACGCTAAAGCGCGTGCCCTGGACGAGCTGCAGAACGGATTCGGTGACGGACCCTGCCTTACGGCCCTGCGCAGCAAGAGCCCGCTGCTGGTCCCCGAGCTGGCAACCGAGCACCGCTGGGCCGCGTACGTGAAGGTGGCCCGGGCCGAGGGGGTTGCCTCCATCCTCGCCGTGCCGCTGGATTTGGGCGATGACGCAGAAGCGGTCCTGAACCTCTATTCCGGCCGCAGCCACGGCTTTTCGGTCGACGACATCTCCACTGTGGAAACCTTCGCCAGCCAGGCAGCGGGATCGCTGCGCCTGGTCCTCCGCATCACGCAGCTGAGTGAGGCGAAGGCCGATCTCTCCACCGCCTTGCAGTCCCGTACGGTCATCGACATGGCCGTCGGAGCCATCATGGCCGAGAACCGGTGCAGCAGGGACACGGCATTCAAAATCCTCACCAAGGCCTCCAGCACCCGCAACATCAAACTCCGCGAGGTGGCAGCATCCGTGATCGCCTCCATTTCCGGCGAGCAGCAGATCGATACCTACTTCGACGAGTGA
- a CDS encoding tetratricopeptide repeat protein yields MRMRTWRGLGKRRGPGEVWRDWTAADEAGDAERAAALAAELLELTPRSYFSWFHAGLLSKALGNWAESCERNARALELFTPEDAEAFDGVNPAAWNLGIAATALGDWATARRAWTAYGVDGLGSGTEPIDGDFGLAPVRLNPDQPSLPHQVMPSAGTPEVVWCRRRSPAHAVISNVPLPESGHRFGDVILHDGEPKGTRRLGDREVAVFDQLQRLEDSGMPTWQAAVSGASQDDLQELSELLEIRGLGMDDWSGIRAMCPECSHGSPDTSHDHPPAQSEGTLLGLAGREPELTEVVAGWAAARPAVAVDLALLW; encoded by the coding sequence ATGAGGATGCGCACGTGGCGGGGGCTTGGGAAGCGGCGCGGCCCGGGCGAGGTCTGGCGGGACTGGACGGCCGCGGACGAGGCCGGTGACGCGGAGCGGGCGGCAGCGCTTGCCGCCGAACTGCTGGAGCTGACCCCGCGTTCCTATTTCAGCTGGTTCCATGCGGGGCTCCTCTCCAAGGCGCTGGGGAACTGGGCCGAAAGCTGCGAACGCAACGCGCGCGCCCTTGAGCTCTTTACGCCGGAAGACGCCGAAGCGTTCGACGGCGTAAATCCGGCGGCATGGAACCTGGGCATTGCGGCAACGGCACTGGGCGACTGGGCCACCGCGCGAAGGGCCTGGACTGCGTACGGCGTGGACGGGCTCGGAAGCGGCACGGAGCCCATCGACGGTGATTTCGGGCTGGCACCGGTGAGGCTGAACCCTGACCAGCCCAGCCTTCCGCACCAGGTGATGCCCTCGGCCGGAACCCCAGAGGTGGTGTGGTGCCGGCGCAGGAGCCCCGCCCATGCGGTGATCTCGAACGTCCCGCTCCCGGAGTCCGGCCACCGCTTCGGGGACGTTATCCTGCACGATGGCGAGCCGAAGGGAACACGGCGGCTTGGCGACCGCGAAGTCGCCGTGTTTGACCAGCTCCAGCGCTTAGAGGACTCCGGCATGCCCACCTGGCAGGCGGCGGTTTCAGGAGCGTCGCAGGACGACCTCCAGGAGCTGTCCGAACTCCTGGAAATCCGCGGCCTTGGCATGGACGACTGGTCCGGCATCCGCGCCATGTGCCCGGAGTGTTCCCACGGCTCCCCGGACACAAGCCATGACCACCCGCCCGCGCAATCAGAGGGGACGTTGCTGGGGCTTGCGGGACGGGAACCGGAGCTGACGGAGGTGGTGGCAGGCTGGGCGGCGGCGAGGCCCGCGGTAGCGGTGGACCTTGCCCTGCTCTGGTGA
- a CDS encoding molybdopterin oxidoreductase family protein, whose translation MAGVDRITEPWGTRTPYGPGQEWPVRVDSHLAEGLEPSGVDRWVQAASLLHSNGDAMDIAVKDGKIAGVRGRAGDRVNRGRLGPKDLYGWQANASPDRLTTPLVRENGRLVETDWDTAMDRVVARSKELMAEQGGSAIGFYTTGQLFAEEYYTLGLIAHGGLGTSHVDGNTRLCTATAAEALKESFGCDGQPGSYTDIDHADVIALFGHNMAETQTVLWTRILDRLAGPNPPQIICVDPRPTPVAKAATVHLAPRPGTNVALMNALLHEIIANGWVDSSYIREHTVGYPDLVERVKNYTPAVVAGICDVPEEDLREAARILGQAKRLLSTVLQGFYQSHQATAAAVQVNNLNIIRGMLGKSGCGILQMNGQPSAENTRECGADGDFPAFRNWSNDSHVEDLARVWNVDPMAIPHQSPPTHVMQMMRYAEDGSIRMLWVSGTNPAVSLPELARIRSILSQDRLFLVVQDIFLSETAQLADVVLPAATWGEKTGTFTNADRTVHLSEKAVDPPGEAKPDLDIFLDYARRMELKDKDGRPLVKWDNPEAAFEAWKECSRGRPCDYTGLGYAKLRGGTGIQWPCNSANPEGTERLYADGKFWAQPDYCETYGRDLVTGAPVEPDEYKGLNPEGKAIIKAAKYLPAHELPSEDFPLQLITGRTLYHFHTRTKTGRAPELQSAAPEVWAEVSAADAGTYGVAEGDVVDITTPRGTVRAQARVSGIRRGVVFLPFHYGYWDTAGGKEPAGHGRAANELTITDWDAASKQPIFKTAAARLVRVGTGDGPAPAPAITASAPVEAPAAGGAQ comes from the coding sequence GTGGCCGGAGTGGACAGGATCACCGAACCGTGGGGAACCCGGACCCCGTATGGCCCGGGCCAGGAGTGGCCCGTGCGCGTGGATTCGCATCTTGCGGAGGGCCTGGAACCCTCTGGCGTGGACCGGTGGGTCCAGGCGGCCTCCCTGCTCCACTCCAACGGTGACGCGATGGACATCGCCGTGAAGGACGGGAAGATTGCCGGGGTCAGGGGGCGGGCCGGGGACCGGGTGAACCGGGGCAGGCTAGGGCCCAAGGACCTATACGGGTGGCAGGCGAATGCGTCCCCGGACCGGCTGACCACGCCCCTGGTCCGTGAGAACGGGCGCCTGGTGGAAACCGACTGGGACACGGCCATGGACCGTGTTGTGGCCAGGAGCAAGGAGCTGATGGCGGAACAGGGCGGGAGCGCCATCGGTTTCTACACCACGGGCCAGCTGTTCGCTGAGGAGTACTACACGTTGGGCCTGATTGCGCATGGCGGACTGGGCACCAGCCATGTGGACGGCAACACCAGGCTGTGCACGGCGACGGCGGCTGAGGCGTTGAAGGAATCGTTCGGCTGCGACGGGCAGCCCGGCAGCTATACGGACATCGACCACGCGGACGTCATCGCCCTCTTCGGCCACAACATGGCGGAAACGCAGACCGTGCTCTGGACCCGGATCCTGGACCGCCTCGCAGGACCAAACCCGCCGCAGATCATCTGCGTTGATCCCCGGCCCACGCCCGTGGCGAAGGCAGCAACAGTCCACCTGGCACCGCGGCCGGGAACGAACGTGGCGCTGATGAATGCCCTGCTCCACGAGATCATCGCCAACGGGTGGGTGGACTCTTCCTACATCCGGGAGCACACAGTGGGGTACCCGGACCTGGTGGAACGGGTGAAGAACTACACCCCCGCCGTCGTGGCTGGAATCTGTGACGTGCCGGAAGAAGACCTCCGCGAAGCTGCACGGATCCTGGGCCAGGCTAAACGCCTCCTCTCCACTGTGCTGCAGGGCTTCTACCAGTCCCACCAGGCAACGGCCGCCGCGGTCCAGGTGAACAACCTGAACATCATCCGGGGCATGCTGGGCAAATCGGGCTGCGGCATTTTGCAGATGAACGGGCAGCCCAGCGCAGAGAACACCCGCGAATGCGGCGCGGACGGCGACTTTCCCGCCTTCCGCAACTGGTCCAATGACTCCCACGTCGAGGACCTGGCCCGGGTGTGGAACGTTGACCCGATGGCCATCCCGCACCAGTCACCGCCAACGCACGTGATGCAGATGATGCGCTACGCGGAGGACGGCTCCATCCGGATGCTGTGGGTCAGCGGAACCAACCCAGCGGTGTCGCTGCCGGAACTGGCGCGCATCCGGTCCATCCTCTCCCAGGACCGGCTGTTCCTGGTGGTCCAGGACATCTTCCTCTCCGAAACCGCGCAGCTGGCCGATGTGGTCCTTCCCGCCGCCACCTGGGGTGAAAAGACCGGAACCTTCACCAATGCGGACCGCACAGTCCACCTCTCGGAGAAGGCAGTGGACCCGCCGGGCGAAGCGAAGCCGGACCTGGACATCTTCCTGGACTACGCGCGGCGGATGGAACTCAAGGACAAGGACGGCAGGCCGCTGGTGAAGTGGGACAACCCGGAAGCGGCCTTCGAGGCCTGGAAGGAATGCAGCCGGGGCCGTCCGTGCGACTACACCGGGCTGGGCTACGCGAAGCTGCGCGGCGGGACCGGAATCCAATGGCCCTGCAATTCCGCCAACCCCGAGGGGACAGAACGGCTCTACGCTGACGGCAAATTCTGGGCCCAGCCTGACTACTGCGAGACGTATGGCCGGGACCTGGTCACTGGAGCGCCCGTGGAGCCGGACGAATACAAGGGCCTGAACCCCGAAGGGAAAGCCATCATTAAGGCCGCCAAGTACCTGCCGGCGCACGAGCTGCCCAGCGAGGACTTCCCGCTGCAGCTGATCACCGGCCGCACGCTCTACCACTTCCACACCAGGACAAAGACGGGACGGGCGCCGGAGCTGCAGTCAGCGGCACCGGAGGTATGGGCTGAGGTTTCCGCGGCCGACGCCGGCACGTATGGAGTCGCGGAAGGAGACGTTGTGGACATCACCACTCCCCGGGGCACGGTGCGTGCCCAGGCCAGGGTCAGCGGAATCCGGCGCGGGGTGGTCTTCCTGCCGTTCCACTACGGCTACTGGGACACTGCGGGCGGGAAGGAACCGGCGGGCCACGGGCGGGCAGCCAACGAGCTCACCATCACGGACTGGGACGCAGCCTCCAAACAGCCCATCTTCAAGACGGCTGCGGCCAGGCTGGTCCGGGTCGGGACCGGGGACGGCCCGGCGCCCGCACCGGCCATCACCGCATCCGCCCCTGTGGAGGCGCCGGCAGCCGGGGGTGCGCAGTGA